From Nicotiana tabacum cultivar K326 chromosome 15, ASM71507v2, whole genome shotgun sequence, the proteins below share one genomic window:
- the LOC107821920 gene encoding protein GFS12 isoform X4: MGREMCFECLQRKIQSDFSDQLIFCYGLSDSPIPFGSTAVVQPSNSNGEGLPQFQLTYMPLHKDSCLATYIDQYYLEDLEARTNSGSAQAVPVEIDQVQAEVSVGLSSDKTSSLETRSTECEDLQNGGKHTSLYGLGCQNLTCNFSGTFSCFRTLTALVPVARIGISSSALVECIISEFLAGSLEDQILHSLTLMIEGKRSGRESVNFLRLVGIPSFEEEHCPGCIRHPNISPTLGMLKNSGQLNLLLPKMPHTLENILHFSPGVLKSDWHMRYLIFQLLSGLAYMHGLGVSHGNVCPSSISLVDSLWCWLPICYKFLQSSVSISKIECNPDSGVSCCFSGCSLQGLYADLKLSQSTDWFSSFKCWWKGEMSNFEYLLVLNRLAGRRWGDNTFYTVMPWVIDFSVKPDENTDTGWRDLTKSKWRLAKGDEQLDFTYSTSEIPHHVSDECLSELAVCSYKARRLPLSVLRMAVRSVYEPNEYPSTMQRLYQWTPDECIPEFYCDPHIFYSIHSGMSHLAVPSWAGTPEEFIKLHRDALESDRVSRQLHNWIDITFGYKLCGDAAVAAKNVMLPSSAPSKPKSVGRRQLFTKPHPPRRLATVRICDTSNEAEMNQLPTSDMTEQALVVGTSFLHELEEAAAFSEHAPHLAPIYNLHPDDHEELDSPGKGLLTKKLENTTSRKTGYSTITVKPSVIDVNYLLKNIEVVDDISMGYQALLLWKQKCSHPHILSEDVANDIFAVGCILAELHLRRPLFDPTSLAVYLECGVLPALVQELPPDTQVVVESCIQKDWRRRPSAKCLLDSPYFLATVKSSYLFLAPLQLIAKDESRLRYAAAFVRQGALKAMGTFAAEMCAPNCLKLVLNPLSDSEAEWGCIILTELLRCLNPEAVKKLVILAIQKILQGTGPSHLKVSLLQGSFVLDIWNKIGKQAYVETVHPFVVSNLLGTPCKSSAVAASVLLIGSSEELGVPVTVHQTILPLLHCFGKGLSDDGIDVLVRIGGLFGENFIVRQILPLLRIVILSCIDNSFANKHEAAQSWSSLVLMDCLMTLDGLTASLTREVLVKELVEDGRFLYLQVLMQTNLGIQVVEGAARNLLALCQQIGSDLTALHVLPKLRKLFDELAFSQEKAGHSSIQGGIRGPSTKGEDENKITSRLDLVMLLYPSFASLLGIEKLRQCCATWLLLEQFLLRRYNWKWESAGESSRSGPGTYARKLSLGESLTSECTPAKKLLNGLGWSTPQSQGKRGSKTPTLNRHLSSQHQDSADRNARGSDFSKMEPWYWFPSPAANWSGPDFIGRPGGSKDELPWKIKASVLHSVRAHHGVLRSIAVCQDECFLFTAGVGPGFKGIVQKWELSRIDSISGYYGHEEVVNDICLLASGGRVASCDGTVHVWNGQTGKLISVFAEFSTSSVQHTGPLAKASKLNAEQANMLHFNSLSGGILNTSFDGNLYTSMHYSEYLDNLVVGTGNGSLSQRYFGIQIH; this comes from the exons ATGGGAAGGGAAATGTGTTTTGAGTGTCTTCAACGTAAAATTCAATCAGATTTCTCAGACCAACTCATCTTCTGTTATGGTCTTTCCGATTCTCCTATTCCTTTTGGCTCTACTGCCGTCGTTCAG cCATCAAATTCAAATGGAGAAGGGTTGCCACAGTTTCAGTTGACTTATATGCCCCTTCATAAAGATAGTTGCTTGGCCACTTACAT TGATCAGTATTATTTAGAGGATCTTGAAGCAAGAACGAATAGTGGCAGTGCGCAGGCAGTTCCGGTGGAGATTGATCAGGTTCAAGCTGAGGTCAGTGTTGGACTCTCCAGTGATAAAACTTCTTCATTAGAAACTAGATCAACTGAATGTGAAGATTTGCAGAATGGTGGCAAACATACATCCCTATATGGACTAGGTTGTCAAAATTTGACCTGTAACTTTTCTGGTACGTTTTCTTGCTTTAGGACTCTGACTGCCCTGGTTCCAGTCGCTCGGATTGGGATTTCATCATCTGCATTAGTTGAATGTATTATTTCAGAATTCTTGGCTGGATCTCTTGAAGATCAAATTTTACATTCTTTAACTCTCATGATAGAAGGTAAAAGATCAGGACGAGAGAGTGTTAACTTTCTTAGATTAGTGGGGATTCCTTCATTTGAGGAAGAACACTGCCCTGGCTGCATAAGGCATCCAAACATTTCTCCGACTTTAGGAATGCTAAAAAATTCCGGTCAACTTAATTTGTTGCTTCCAAAAATGCCACATACCTTGGAAAACATACTTCACTTCAGCCCTGGTGTCTTAAAGTCTGACTGGCATATGCGGTATTTAATCTTTCAGCTATTATCAGGGTTGGCttacatgcatggtttaggtgtTTCCCATGGTAATGTCTGTCCATCCAGTATATCATTGGTTGATTCGCTATGGTGTTGGCTGCCCATTTGTTATAAGTTCCTCCAGAGTTCCGTTTCAATTTCTAAAATAGAGTGCAATCCTGATTCAGGAGTTAGTTGCTGTTTTAGCGGGTGCTCTTTACAAGGGCTTTATGCCGATCTAAAGCTCTCCCAATCTACAGATTGGTTTTCTAGCTTTAAATGTTGGTGGAAGGGTGAAATGAGTAACTTTGAGTATCTGTTAGTCTTAAACCGATTAGCAGGGAGAAGGTGGGGTGACAATACCTTTTATACTGTAATGCCATGGGTTATAGATTTTAGCGTGAAACCTGATGAGAATACTGACACGGGATGGAGAGATCTAACTAAGAGCAAATGGAGGCTGGCAAAAGGTGACGAGCAATTGGACTTCACGTATTCGACATCTGAAATTCCTCATCATGTATCAGATGAGTGCCTGTCTGAGCTGGCTGTCTGCAGTTATAAGGCAAGGAGGTTGCCCTTGAGTGTTTTGCGTATGGCTGTTCGTTCAGTTTATGAACCAAATGAATATCCTTCCACCATGCAAAGACTATATCAATGGACACCAGATGAGTGCATTCCAGAATTTTATTGTGATCCGCATATATTTTATTCTATACATTCTGGGATGTCTCATTTGGCTGTGCCCTCATGGGCGGGCACCCCCGAGGAATTCATCAAGTTGCATAGAGACGCTTTAGAAAGCGATAGGGTTTCACGCCAACTACATAATTGGATTGACATCACCTTCGGCTACAAATTATGTGGTGACGCTGCTGTTGCTGCCAAAAATGTTATGTTGCCCTCATCTGCTCCTTCAAAACCGAAATCAGTGGGACGCCGTCAACTTTTTACAAAACCACATCCTCCTCGGCGGCTTGCTACCGTGAGAATTTGTGACACGTCCAATGAAGCAGAAATGAATCAACTCCCAACAAGTGACATGACTGAGCAAGCTCTGGTTGTTGGAACTTCATTCTTGCATGAATTGGAAGAAGCAGCTGCATTCTCTGAGCATGCGCCTCATTTGGCTCCTATTTACAACTTGCATCCAGATGATCACGAAGAGCTTGACTCCCCTGGGAAAGGGCTATTAACTAAGAAATTAGAGAATACTACATCCAGAAAAACTGGCTATAGCACCATTACAGTCAAGCCATCTGTCATTGATGTGAATTACCTTCTCAAGAATATTGAAGTGGTCGATGATATATCTATGGGATATCAAGCACTATTGCTTTGGAAGCAAAAATGTTCCCATCCACACATTTTGTCTGAAGATGTTGCTAATGATATCTTTGCAGTTGGCTGCATCTTAGCAGAACTTCACTTGAGAAGGCCACTTTTTGATCCAACCTCTTTAGCTGTGTACTTAGAGTGTGGTGTCTTACCTGCATTAGTACAAGAACTTCCCCCTGACACtcaagttgttgttgaatccTGCATCCAAAAGGATTGGAGGAG GAGGCCTTCTGCCAAATGTCTTTTGGACTCTCCTTATTTTCTAGCAACAGTCAAGTCATCCTACTTGTTTCTTGCCCCCCTTCAGCTTATAGCAAAAGATGAATCACGACTTCGTTATGCTGCAGCTTTTGTCCGACAGGGAGCACTCAAAGCAATGGGAACATTTGCTGCCGAAATGTGTGCTCCTAACTGTTTGAAACTAGTCTTGAATCCTTTATCGGATTCTGAAGCTGAATGGGGTTGCATAATACTCACAGAACTTTTGAGGTGTCTGAATCCAGAAGCAGTAAAGAAACTGGTCATACTTGCTATCCAGAAGATTCTTCAG GGTACTGGTCCTTCACATTTGAAGGTTTCTCTTCTCCAAGGTTCCTTCGTGCTGGATATATGGAACAAGATTGGTAAACAAGCGTATGTGGAAACAGTACATCCATTTGTTGTATCAAACTTACTTGGTACTCCTTGCAAGAGCTCTGCTGTTGCTGCCTCTGTCCTGTTGATTGGCTCTAGTGAGGAACTTGGTGTTCCTGTTACTGTTCATCAG ACGATCTTACCTCTCCTTCACTGCTTTGGCAAGGGGCTCAGTGATGATGGAATTGATGTCTTAGTTAGAATTG GTGGTctttttggagagaatttcataGTCAGACAGATTCTACCGTTACTAAGAATTGTCATTCTTTCGTGCATTGACAATTCATTTGCAAATAAGCATGAAGCTGCACAGAGTTGGAGTTCTTTGGTCCTAATGGACTGTCTAATGACTTTAGATGGTCTCACTGCTTCCTTGACAAGGGAGGTGCTTGTTAAGGAGCTTGTTGAG GACGGCAGATTCTTATATCTTCAGGTTCTCATGCAGACCAACTTGGGAATTCAGGTGGTCGAG GGTGCTGCAAGAAATCTGCTAGCTCTTTGTCAGCAAATTGGATCAGATTTAACAGCATTACACGTCCTTCCAAAACTCAGGAAACTTTTTGATGAGCTTGCCTTCTCCCAGGAGAAAGCAGGCCATTCTAGCATCCAGGGCGGAATTCGAGGTCCCAGCACCAAGGGGGAAGATGAGAACAAAATTACAAGCCGTTTGGACCTTGT AATGCTTTTATATCCATCATTTGCATCTCTTCTTGGTATAGAGAAGCTTCGCCAGTGTTGTGCCACATGGTTGCTACTAGAGCAGTTTCTTCTGCGCCGTTATAACTGGAAG TGGGAATCCGCAGGGGAATCCTCACGAAGCGGTCCAGGAACATATGCTAGAAAGCTGTCTCTTGGTGAGAGCTTAACTTCTGAATGTACTCCAGCTAAGAAGTTGCTGAATGGTTTAGGGTGGTCAACACCTCAATCACAAGGAAAAAGAGGCTCCAAAACCCCTACATTAAACAGACATCTGTCTAGCCAACATCAGGATTCTGCAGATAGGAATGCAAGAGGCTCAGATTTTAGCAAGATGGAACCCTGGTATTGGTTCCCGAGTCCAGCTGCTAATTGGAGTGGCCCTGATTTTATTGGCCGTCCTGGTGGTTCAAAGGATGAACTTCCATGGAAAATCAAAGCATCTGTTCTGCACTCTGTTCGAGCACATCACGGAGTGCTAAGATCTATAGCAGTCTGCCAAGATGAATGCTTTCTTTTCACTGCTGGAGTTGGTCCAGGATTCAAAGGGATTGTTCAAAAGTGGGAGTTGTCAAGAATTGATTCTATATCTGGTTATTACGGCCATGAAGAG GTTGTGAATGACATTTGTCTTTTGGCATCCGGTGGAAGGGTAGCATCCTGTGATGGGACAGTGCATGTGTGGAATGGCCAAACGGGGAAGCTAATATCTGTGTTTGCAGAGTTTTCGACAAGCTCTGTGCAACATACTGGCCCTTTGGCCAAAGCTTCAAAGTTGAATGCAGAACAGGCTAATATGCTACATTTCAATTCATTGTCAGGTGGAATATTGAACACTTCATTTGATGGTAATTTATACACTAGTATGCATTACTCAGAATATCTGGACAATCTTGTTGTGGGTACTGGAAATGGCTCTCTCAG TCAACGTTATTTTGGCATCCAGATTCATTGA